The following nucleotide sequence is from Toxoplasma gondii ME49 unplaced genomic scaffold asmbl.1472, whole genome shotgun sequence.
CGTCAGGAAAAGATTTGGGCGACTTTTGATTTGCGATGTTGCAATAATTTTTGTAGCCGAAAATGTGCTGTTGTGCTACCAGGATGAGTTGCTGTGGCGGTACGGTCGCTGAGCACGAGGTAGTGCTCGACAATACCGGCGACATGGACGAGATGCTTCCAGATCAGGTGAGTTGTTGCAAAGGTGGAATGCGAACAAGCCAGTGACAGACGATGTTCTCTTTCAAATTTCGGACGCACGAGTATTGCGACGGAGTCTTGCTCAGCGTCATATCTCAGTCTCTTACTCGAACATGCGGTGTACAGCTCATTCCATCCGTTCCGCGATCCGGCAACCTGCTGCTGGCTGCCAACAAAATCGCCGAGATTCAAGCACCGGCGGAAATCCGAAGTAAGATCACCTGGAGGCCAGGAGTTGACATTTTCTTCGAtaagaaggagagcagcaTCGATTTGGTAATGGATTTACCCGGGTTCACCAAGGACGACGTGAGTGTCGAGGTCGGCGAAGGCCAACTGTTCATCTCTGGGCCTCGCTCGAAGAATGAGCTGAGAGAGAAATACGGGGCAAATTTGGTGCTGTCCATCCATGAGCGCCCCACTGgattcttcttccgctccttCCAGTTGCCACCGAACGCCGTCGAAGATTCCGTCCGCGCAGTTATGACAAATGGTAGGTGTCAAACGGCCGGATTTGTTTGACGTGAGAGGTTAGTACACTT
It contains:
- a CDS encoding heat shock protein (encoded by transcript TGME49_324600), whose amino-acid sequence is MCCCATRMSCCGGTVAEHEVVLDNTGDMDEMLPDQLIPSVPRSGNLLLAANKIAEIQAPAEIRSKITWRPGVDIFFDKKESSIDLVMDLPGFTKDDVSVEVGEGQLFISGPRSKNELREKYGANLVLSIHERPTGFFFRSFQLPPNAVEDSVRAVMTNGLLEVKISCIQTHEKKKVEVLLPGAAQGEKASKK